Proteins encoded together in one Impatiens glandulifera chromosome 1, dImpGla2.1, whole genome shotgun sequence window:
- the LOC124919623 gene encoding probable ethylene response sensor 1 yields the protein MESCDCIETQWPADELLVKYQYISDFFIAFAYFSIPLELIYFVQKSAFFPYRWVLMQFGAFIVLCGATHFINLWTFSMHSKTVAVVMTIAKIATAVVSCATALMLVHIIPDLLSVKTTELRLRNKAEALDREMGLIMSQEETGRHVRMLTHEIRSTLDKHTILRTTLVELGRTLELEECAIWMPSRKGMNLELSYTLNNLIPVGSTVAINLPIVNEVFNSSEAIRIPHTCPLARIQPVGRYLPPEVVAVRVPLLHLSNFQINDWPDLSAKTYAIMVLILPMDGIRKWRDHELELVEVVADQVAVALSHAEILEESMRARDQLVKQNVDLDSARQEAEMAIRARNDFLAVMNHEMRTPMHAMMSLSSLLLETELNPDQRIMIETVLRSSNLLATLVNDVLDLSRLEDGSLELDADVFNLHEVFREVINLIKPIASVKKLPMTWILAPDLPMYAVGDEKRLMQTILNIAGNAVKFTKEGYVSIIASIAKSESLRDWRPPEFYPVSCDGHFFLRVQVKDSGCGITSQDLPYVFTKFSQSNIGSNRIHTGVGLGLAICKRFVSLMGGYIWVESEGLEKGSSVTFLVKLGICNRPNVSTATQPVIPFARVHQGSADFIGWRPFPKETPRYQRSL from the exons ATGGAGTCCTGTGATTGTATTGAGACCCAGTGGCCTGCTGATGAGCTCCTTGTGAAATACCAATACATATCAGACTTCTTTATTGCATTTGCTTATTTCTCAATTCCCTTAGAGCTGATTTACTTTGTCCAAAAGTCAGCATTCTTTCCTTATAGATGGGTGCTAATGCAATTCGGGGCTTTCATTGTTCTCTGCGGTGCAACACATTTTATAAATCTGTGGACTTTCTCTATGCATTCAAAGACAGTTGCTGTAGTCATGACGATAGCAAAAATTGCAACTGCTGTAGTATCATGTGCAACAGCTTTGATGCTTGTGCACATTATTCCCGATCTTCTGAGTGTCAAAACAACTGAATTACGCCTCAGGAACAAGGCTGAAGCTCTTGACAGAGAAATGGGGCTTATTATGTCTCAAGAAGAAACCGGGAGACATGTCAGAATGCTAACGCATGAAATTAGAAGCACACTTGACAAGCACACTATTCTTAGAACTACACTGGTTGAATTGGGAAGGACTTTGGAGCTAGAGGAGTGTGCAATATGGATGCCATCAAGAAAGGGCATGAACCTTGAACTTTCTTACACTTTAAACAACCTTATTCCTGTTGGATCTACTGTGGCCATAAATCTTCCCATTGTCAATGAGGTTTTTAATAGTAGTGAAGCAATACGAATTCCACATACATGCCCTTTGGCACGGATCCAACCTGTTGGAAGATATCTACCCCCAGAGGTCGTTGCTGTCCGAGTTCCTCTTCTACATCTTTCAAACTTCCAAATTAATGACTGGCCGGACCTCTCAGCAAAAACCTATGCTATAATGGTTCTAATCCTACCTATGGATGGAATAAGAAAATGGAGGGACCATGAATTGGAACTTGTAGAAGTTGTTGCTGACCAG GTTGCTGTTGCTCTTTCTCATGCTGAAATTTTGGAAGAGTCTATGAGAGCTCGCGATCAATTAGTGAAGCAGAATGTTGATCTTGATTCTGCTCGACAAGAGGCCGAGATGGCTATCCGTGCTCGAAATGATTTCTTGGCAGTGATGAATCATGAGATGAGGACACCTATGCATGCCATGATgtctctttcttctcttcttttagAAACAGAACTAAATCCAGATCAAAGAATTATGATAGAAACTGTATTAAGGAGTAGCAATCTACTAGCCACACTTGTTAATGATGTTCTAGATTTATCTAGACTTGAAGATGGTAGCCTTGAATTAGATGCCGATGTCTTCAATCTTCATGAGGTCTTCAGAGAG GTAATTAACTTGATAAAGCCCATTGCTTCTGTGAAGAAGTTACCTATGACGTGGATTTTGGCCCCAGATTTACCCATGTATGCTGTTGGTGATGAGAAGCGGCTTATGCAGACTATTCTTAACATTGCTGGGAATGCTGTAAAATTCACAAAGGAGGGTTATGTTTCCATTATAGCTTCTATTGCTAAATCAGAGTCATTGAGAGATTGGCGACCTCCTGAATTTTATCCCGTTTCATGTGACGGACACTTCTTCTTGAGAGTACAG GTTAAGGATTCTGGTTGCGGCATTACTTCACAAGATCTCCCATATGTTTTTACTAAGTTTTCGCAGTCTAACATTGGTTCAAACAGAATTCACACTGGTGTGGGTCTTGGACTTGCAATATGTAAACG GTTTGTGAGTCTCATGGGAGGGTACATTTGGGTTGAAAGTGAAGGATTGGAGAAAGGAAGCTCAGTGACATTTCTAGTCAAACTTGGGATTTGCAACAGGCCAAATGTATCGACGGCTACACAACCAGTCATACCTTTTGCAAGAGTTCATCAAGGAAGTGCTGATTTCATTGGCTGGAGGCCATTTCCAAAAGAGACGCCTCGCTATCAAAGGAGTCTTTGA